In Monodelphis domestica isolate mMonDom1 chromosome 4, mMonDom1.pri, whole genome shotgun sequence, one DNA window encodes the following:
- the LOC103099706 gene encoding zinc finger protein 345-like isoform X2: MDPGTPRPPSQGSIAFKDVAVDFTQEEWCLLSYSQKELYLEVMLENVQNLLSLGLPVPRENFIFCFLQRESPWLLDQKSPRSFCPETDTNFEVKEKSTNLSVLLKAFGPQKCVNENVSDFILREICDSNIKGNKNLKSNCEFFETAEKFSQYSFLNQYMKLSSGNDYCQDSEYKEFFPSELEIIQSVQKPPEMPFYQGNLGRVAFGWSLDLIRHPHSKLVEMVSVSSKVGRPFSQNFEPAAQQIIHCGEKPYECKECGKTFAKRDHLAAHQRIHTGEKPYECKQCGKAFTQSYGLAVHQRIHTGEKPYACKQCGKAFTQRGNLAAHQRIHTGEKPYECKHCGKAFTLRSHLAKHQTIHTGEKAHECKQCGKAFAKRDHLAAHQRIHTGEKPYACKQCGKAFTERGHLAVHQRIHTGEKPYECKQCGKAFTERGSLAKHQRIHTGEKPYECKECGKAFSQRGSLAAHQRIHTGEKPYECKQCGKAFTQKDSLAAHQRIHTGEKPFECKQCGKAFTERGSLAAHQRIHTGEKPYECKQCGKAFTGRGSLAAHQIIHTREKAYECKHCGKAFSRRGRLAAHQRIHTEEKPYECQQCGKAFTERGHLTVHQRIHSGERPYECKHCGMAFTLRGSLGRHQRIHTGERPYECNHCGKTFTQKGNLSAHQRIHTGERPYECNQCGKTFRCSSSLRKHHRIHTGEKPYECKQCGKTFTQRGNLAAHQRIHTGE; encoded by the exons ATGGACCCCGGGACCCCGAGGCCCCCCTCCCAG GGGTCAATAGCATTCAAGGATGTagctgtggacttcacccaggaggagtggTGCCTGTTGAGCTattctcagaaagagctgtacctggaggtcatgctggagaatgtgcagaatctactctctctgg GGCTTCCAGTTCctagagaaaattttatcttctgttttcTGCAAAGGGAATCACCATGGCTGCTAGACCAAAAGAGCCCAAGGAGCTTCTGTCCAG agaCAGATACTAATTTTGAAGTGAAGGAGAAGTCTACAAACCTGAGCGTTTTGCTGAAAGCATTTGGCCCACAAAAATGCGTGAATGAGAATGTCTCTGACttcattttgagagaaatctgtgactccaatatcaagggaaataaaaatcTAAAGAGTAACTGTGAATTTTTTGAAACTGCAGAGAAATTCAGCCAATATTCATTCCTAAATCAGTATATGAAATTGAGCTCAGGAAATGACTATTGTCAGGATAGTGAATATAAAGAATTCTTTCCTTCAGAACTCGAAATTATTCAGTCAGTGCAGAAACCTCCTGAAATGCCCTTTTATCAAGGTAACTTAGGGAGAGTGGCCTTTGGCTGGAGTTTAGACCTCATTCGACATCCACATAGTAAACTTGTAGAGATGGTTTCTGTCAGCAGTAAAGTTGGGAGACCTTTCAGTCAGAACTTTGAGCCTGCTGCACAGCAAATAATTCACTgtggagagaaaccatatgaatgtaaagagtgtggaaagacttttgcAAAGAGGGaccatcttgctgcacatcagagaatccacactggagagaaaccttatgaatgtaaacaatgtggaaaggctttcacacagagttatggtcttgctgtacatcagagaatccatactggagagaaaccttatgcatgtaaacaatgtggaaaggctttcacacagaggggtaatcttgctgcacatcagagaatccacactggagaaaagccttatgaatgtaaacactgtggaaaggcatTCACACTGAGGAGCcatcttgctaaacatcagacaatccacacaggagagaaagctcatgaatgtaaacaatgtggaaaagcttttgCAAAGAGGGATCATCTTGCTGCACaccagagaatccatactggagagaaaccttatgcatgtaaacaatgtggaaaggctttcacagagaggggccatcttgctgtacatcagaggatccacacaggagagaaaccttatgaatgcaaacagtgtggaaaggctttcacagagaggGGATCTCTTGccaaacatcagagaatccacactggagagaaaccttatgaatgtaaagaatGCGGAAAGGCTTTCTCACAGCGGGGttctcttgctgcacatcagagaatccacacaggagagaaaccttatgaatgtaaacagtgtggaaaggcctTCACACAGAAGGAcagtcttgctgcacatcagagaattcacactggagagaaaccttttgaatgtaaacaatgtggaaaggctttcacagagaggggctctcttgctgcacatcagagaatccacactggagagaaaccttatgaatgtaagcaatgtggaaaggctttcacagggAGGGGctctcttgctgcacatcagataatccacactagagagaaagcttatgaatgtaagcattgtggaaaggctttcagtcGGAGGGGCcgtcttgctgcacatcagagaatccatactgaagagaaaccttatgaatgccaacaatgtggaaaggctttcacagagaggggccatcttactgtacatcagagaatccattctggagagagaccttatgaatgtaaacactgtggaatgGCTTTCACACTGAGGGGCTCTCTTGgcagacatcagagaatccacactggagagagaccttatgaatgtaatcactgtggaaagactttcacacagaAGGGCAATCTttctgcacatcagagaatccacactggagagagaccttatgaatgtaaccagtgtggaaagactttcagatgCAGCTCCAGTCTTAGGAAACATCacagaatccacactggagagaaaccttatgaatgtaaacaatgtggaaagactttcacacagaggggcaatcttgctgcacatcagagaatccacacaggAGAGTAA
- the LOC103099706 gene encoding zinc finger protein 345-like isoform X1 yields MLGISHGQSQLLEGALVLFSHLGWAHTEDVSPVGTATPRSTPGWSRREPEARGMDPGTPRPPSQGSIAFKDVAVDFTQEEWCLLSYSQKELYLEVMLENVQNLLSLGLPVPRENFIFCFLQRESPWLLDQKSPRSFCPETDTNFEVKEKSTNLSVLLKAFGPQKCVNENVSDFILREICDSNIKGNKNLKSNCEFFETAEKFSQYSFLNQYMKLSSGNDYCQDSEYKEFFPSELEIIQSVQKPPEMPFYQGNLGRVAFGWSLDLIRHPHSKLVEMVSVSSKVGRPFSQNFEPAAQQIIHCGEKPYECKECGKTFAKRDHLAAHQRIHTGEKPYECKQCGKAFTQSYGLAVHQRIHTGEKPYACKQCGKAFTQRGNLAAHQRIHTGEKPYECKHCGKAFTLRSHLAKHQTIHTGEKAHECKQCGKAFAKRDHLAAHQRIHTGEKPYACKQCGKAFTERGHLAVHQRIHTGEKPYECKQCGKAFTERGSLAKHQRIHTGEKPYECKECGKAFSQRGSLAAHQRIHTGEKPYECKQCGKAFTQKDSLAAHQRIHTGEKPFECKQCGKAFTERGSLAAHQRIHTGEKPYECKQCGKAFTGRGSLAAHQIIHTREKAYECKHCGKAFSRRGRLAAHQRIHTEEKPYECQQCGKAFTERGHLTVHQRIHSGERPYECKHCGMAFTLRGSLGRHQRIHTGERPYECNHCGKTFTQKGNLSAHQRIHTGERPYECNQCGKTFRCSSSLRKHHRIHTGEKPYECKQCGKTFTQRGNLAAHQRIHTGE; encoded by the exons ATGCTGGGAATCTCACATGGGCAGTCTCAGCTCCTGGAAGGCGCTCTGGTGTTGTTCTCACACCTTGGCTGG GCGCACACAGAGGACGTCTCCCCTGTCGGTACTGCCACCCCCCGGAGCACCCCAGGGTGGTCTCGCAGAGAGCCCGAAGCCAGAGGAATGGACCCCGGGACCCCGAGGCCCCCCTCCCAG GGGTCAATAGCATTCAAGGATGTagctgtggacttcacccaggaggagtggTGCCTGTTGAGCTattctcagaaagagctgtacctggaggtcatgctggagaatgtgcagaatctactctctctgg GGCTTCCAGTTCctagagaaaattttatcttctgttttcTGCAAAGGGAATCACCATGGCTGCTAGACCAAAAGAGCCCAAGGAGCTTCTGTCCAG agaCAGATACTAATTTTGAAGTGAAGGAGAAGTCTACAAACCTGAGCGTTTTGCTGAAAGCATTTGGCCCACAAAAATGCGTGAATGAGAATGTCTCTGACttcattttgagagaaatctgtgactccaatatcaagggaaataaaaatcTAAAGAGTAACTGTGAATTTTTTGAAACTGCAGAGAAATTCAGCCAATATTCATTCCTAAATCAGTATATGAAATTGAGCTCAGGAAATGACTATTGTCAGGATAGTGAATATAAAGAATTCTTTCCTTCAGAACTCGAAATTATTCAGTCAGTGCAGAAACCTCCTGAAATGCCCTTTTATCAAGGTAACTTAGGGAGAGTGGCCTTTGGCTGGAGTTTAGACCTCATTCGACATCCACATAGTAAACTTGTAGAGATGGTTTCTGTCAGCAGTAAAGTTGGGAGACCTTTCAGTCAGAACTTTGAGCCTGCTGCACAGCAAATAATTCACTgtggagagaaaccatatgaatgtaaagagtgtggaaagacttttgcAAAGAGGGaccatcttgctgcacatcagagaatccacactggagagaaaccttatgaatgtaaacaatgtggaaaggctttcacacagagttatggtcttgctgtacatcagagaatccatactggagagaaaccttatgcatgtaaacaatgtggaaaggctttcacacagaggggtaatcttgctgcacatcagagaatccacactggagaaaagccttatgaatgtaaacactgtggaaaggcatTCACACTGAGGAGCcatcttgctaaacatcagacaatccacacaggagagaaagctcatgaatgtaaacaatgtggaaaagcttttgCAAAGAGGGATCATCTTGCTGCACaccagagaatccatactggagagaaaccttatgcatgtaaacaatgtggaaaggctttcacagagaggggccatcttgctgtacatcagaggatccacacaggagagaaaccttatgaatgcaaacagtgtggaaaggctttcacagagaggGGATCTCTTGccaaacatcagagaatccacactggagagaaaccttatgaatgtaaagaatGCGGAAAGGCTTTCTCACAGCGGGGttctcttgctgcacatcagagaatccacacaggagagaaaccttatgaatgtaaacagtgtggaaaggcctTCACACAGAAGGAcagtcttgctgcacatcagagaattcacactggagagaaaccttttgaatgtaaacaatgtggaaaggctttcacagagaggggctctcttgctgcacatcagagaatccacactggagagaaaccttatgaatgtaagcaatgtggaaaggctttcacagggAGGGGctctcttgctgcacatcagataatccacactagagagaaagcttatgaatgtaagcattgtggaaaggctttcagtcGGAGGGGCcgtcttgctgcacatcagagaatccatactgaagagaaaccttatgaatgccaacaatgtggaaaggctttcacagagaggggccatcttactgtacatcagagaatccattctggagagagaccttatgaatgtaaacactgtggaatgGCTTTCACACTGAGGGGCTCTCTTGgcagacatcagagaatccacactggagagagaccttatgaatgtaatcactgtggaaagactttcacacagaAGGGCAATCTttctgcacatcagagaatccacactggagagagaccttatgaatgtaaccagtgtggaaagactttcagatgCAGCTCCAGTCTTAGGAAACATCacagaatccacactggagagaaaccttatgaatgtaaacaatgtggaaagactttcacacagaggggcaatcttgctgcacatcagagaatccacacaggAGAGTAA